In Helicoverpa armigera isolate CAAS_96S chromosome 22, ASM3070526v1, whole genome shotgun sequence, the genomic stretch TTAGTATAGTTGTCCCATGCACGCCAAGTTGCGATGAGCCTACCACATGGTCGTGCGTGACTGCAAACGCAGTTTACAAGCTTGCAGTCACTTATACAATGCTTGATTGCTAGCATCGATATTTGCTACAAtctcttatttaattttccaaattaGACTTTTGAAATAAACCGTGCTGCTTCACTGCGAGaattacgatattttttatttatggtcATCACCTTTTTTGACTTCGGTAGCGTACTCAATAGCCTTATCAAtactttataacattaatttacaGCTACCTACTGGCCTATTAAATACATAGGTGCATTATGCAGTTATGTGGGTGagttaaacaatattttatgtgaccggtcataaatatttaatctgGCTTCAACAACTACACGAGTACTATACATAGCAATGCAGTTTGCATAATACGGTATGGAATATCAATGGCGTTACCTAATTAATATTCTTACGTCTTCGTACCTCATCATTATACGGCAAATAGAAAGTTCGACAGAAATAAATACAAGCTAATTGCAATGAATCAGCACGCAATTTCTAGAATTGTGAACATAGTCTTTCTATAAGGTTTATGAGTTTACGtagttaaaataacataatgaataaaaatagcatttaaAAATTCCGGAAATAAAATATCGTTCGAATGATTGATTCTTATGCACAATAAAATGTGGACTTGTAAGTTATCTTTGTAAAACGGAACGTTATACCTAAcggttttaaaatgtcaaaaatgTTCTAAAATACTATCGCGTTCCAGCCTTCAAATTATTTGTTACATAGAGATCACTTTGTACTCTTTTCGTTTTTGAGTGTATGAAAGAGAGAAAATGCTGCCTGCGTTAAATGACATACCGAAATACTTGAATTCGTAATTGAAACGCGGCTTCACACAGTCTTCAtcataatttgaatttgaacttCAAAATAGGCCAAAACTTACAAAGTTTCTTAAATAATGGAGGATTTCGATGTATTTACAAACGAAATAAACTTTACGAAGCCCTTATTCAAGAACATACTAAACAAATACGTGAATGAAGTGCCTTCGACTCCCAACGGACCGAATTATCAGAGTAAGtttttgtactttatttcacaataaaactgtatttatatTTAGCTAAACAGGAATTTTAATCGTTTATCTTGCAATAGAAGTCATAAGTGAggtaataaatcaattattttctaGACAAAAGGTCTTTGTAATGTGTGAATAATAACATAACTTATATGATATTCCCAAGGTGGTAGGAAGCTGATGGCTGAAGAATGCTTATCGGACAATGATGACGTTGGTTGTGCATTCCATTTGAGTGAGGCGGCGTCCGCTTCTCTGAGGACTATGGCTGTTTATAGAGATGAACAGTTAAAGACTGCTGGTAAGTATTTGTTTACATACAACTTTATAAATAGCTGTAGATTTATCGATTTTAGATTATCATGCTGATgtctgtaggtaggtatgtgattctgttgtgtgttttgtaaacatatataatactaTTAATGCATTCAAATAAGAGTATCcctaagacaacccactgacaatacatattttaaaattgaatccAAGACTAGGATTTAGCAAGGAATTAAgaactacaaacaaaaaaaatctccaaCTGACtcctttttaattcaaataccaatgtataaaatattacatgaatttataaataagtattattttaaatgtttcagAAAATAAACTGCACAAAATCACAAGCTACATAAAACCAATAAAGGATTTGGTTGATTCAAATCCAATGTAAGTATCACTTTGATCATATTATCTGCAAAACTTAGCGCAAAGCAATATAAATAGATAGAAAGAACTTCCCCTGGATAAAAGAAGCCTATATTTGTCTACAGGCCCTGTCTATCTGTAAaccagattttttattttacccagAGTGCAGATATGCACGAGACTCAATTGATTTTCTAAAGTCTTATTATTACCTTGAAACAGGCAATGAATCAGTAAGTTCAGTAAgaagcaaacaaacttttgcATCACATATTCTATAATATTCATTCCAATCTTCTGTTTAAAATGTATCTTCctttatacaaagaaaataccACCTTTTCTAGTGCTATTCatattacatattaaaattattgtttagttacaatgttaaagtttttatgttaCAGATCAAAGACTGACAAAAAGTTCCTAGATAAACTATCAGAAGGGACGGATGACATAACAAATGTTTTGGACTCATTTGCCTTAGAAGATGAGATGCCATTCTATAAGAGGTATCTTCACTTCTCCAAGGAAAATAATGTGGACAACTTTCTGAAGATTTTGAAGGAATTGCCTAAAGgtacaatttatatatttttttaataataattaagatttcAATTTCTTAACATGGTTTTGTTGTGAATATACACGCAGCTCaccaataaaaagaaaagagaaacatatttaattttggtttGGTTTCCTGCATCCTGAAGAAGCTGGTGACATGGccagataaaatgtatcctGTTTTTGTCCATTTTGTAATCTAtaccaaaattatattaaaattctctgttttacaatgaaatagtaacaaaaccCGTTATATATCTTATTTCTACCCATTGTATCTTTTGTTTACGCCTGAGACACAGGTTTTTACCTAGTTCAGGCAAATCTtacatcagcactttttagaattaagcaaaatattgtaaaattatgtacaaagtgaaataataaacaattaatttgatttgatttgttttgaacttcaatatttacaaacattttatttcagaatGGACCGTGGTACAATTGACTGTACCATACAACCCCAACGAGAATCTGAAGCCTCTTATAGAGTATAGAACAGAGGTGGACTCAATATACTTGAGTTTGCTCACTAATGATTACTTGGATGACACTGCAATGGGGCCTGTGACTGTGCATATACCGGCTAATATTACTAAaggtaagtttttaatataaactttttacaaaaaaatttccTACTTCAATAATGAACCTTAAAACCTTCTAAGTCTGATGAATACTGTGCTTAATACCACATAAAATACCTTACATGGCTGTCTTCTAGATAATCGTGTATAAACACAAATACAGGTAAAATTTTCATTCAGCTAAATGAAATTTTAgctgaatgaaaaaaaaatgtttagcaataaggttgaaaatgtaTAACTGTACAAAAAAACTTCTTTCAATATTTCAGAAGGCGAGAGACCCCTATTCACGGAGCTATACTCGTTACTAGACGAAAACTACAAGACTATAGATAATGCACAGTTTTTGAATAACAAACGACTGGTTCAGAACTATTGGAGCAGAAGGGAGGACATTGATTTACGTATGAAGGTAAGATAAAAAATTATTTACTCAGACAAAACCAGTACAGTAGTTCCTCTTACAAAACTAGGCTGATCAGGAGgagtttatttattcttaactTTGTGGTTTCGGAACTACTCAATAAAATCTAACaaacagacatgtgttgctggggagtccGCCTCTTCTTCCCCCCAGCCAAAActcataggaagtggtgaagggcgggctttttgggggctgtcttttgatttcaaaaagtgctgatttgtCAGCTTAAtctgaataaacgttttttaatttgactttctacattatatatattatatattatataattagagCTTTCAATCATACTAACtcatcagctttataatataagataGTGATTACTTGGTAATCACTCAAGGGAAACTAACTTTCAGCGATATTGTTCCTTAAATTATGAAGCTCACACATTGTGACTATAGAACAAATGATATCATTACATACAATTGATTCGTCCTCCAATCAGTTCACTGCTCGGCCTATCTAGCTCATTATTATTGCCTTGAGTCtagattataaatattgttagaCCTATTTACGTTTTGTAAGGGGATCTCTATgtctgttatttgaacatcttcggcagtcgtcatgggtggtcagaagccagaaagtctgccaACCAGGTaaaggtaactgggttgaggaggtcagacaggcagctGGTCCatataacatttattacaaTGATAGTTATTTGTTTTCAGAGTGTTATCAATGTAATGGATAAAGAATGGCTTGGTGGTTGGGGTAGTTTGCTCACTGGCAAGCTGGTAGACAGCAGTTTGAAGGAAAAAGTGGTCAAATTAGTGGACACCACGATACAGGATTGGGGGTAAGCTGTTATCATTTgtatattaatgttaataagGAAAATTCCAAGTATACATGtagtagtatttaaaaaatcttttagtaaACCCTTATTGCGTTAAACtgactattatttatatttatactgaGTATTTTTCCCAGTAGAAAAGGATCTTTtcagtgaatatttttttaaatcaaattttattattttcagtttcatccgcctaacacaaaaacaaaaaatcctgCTATACAACCTCTTAGAAAGCTGCCCAGTGTTGCAATCACAACAAATCAAAACTTGCATCCGAAGAATATTGACCGAGCATGGCAACACTGAAGATGTTCGCCAAGTTTTAAATTTCGAATGTGGCAGTTGTACTAAAGAGTTTAGATTTTTAAACGaactttgtttaaaatgtttgtcgaaGAGTTTTGAAAAGATACATCATTTTGGTTTGGTTGATGGTATCAGGGCGTTTTCTCAGGCTGCGATGCAAGTGAAAGATAATGATGAATGGGCTGGTTTGAAGAAGGCTAAACGGCATCCTGTTATACTTATTGTTGATGAGGTGAGTTTTGAAccttattttttggaaatagaGTCCTTTTTAACAGGTTTCAACAAAGTATTTTCTTAGTTTAACCTttatgtatgtaagtttgtgcgcgattatcgcACGTTTGGCTGGAACGACTTTGAAGCGCTTTTCAGCATAG encodes the following:
- the LOC110371712 gene encoding uncharacterized protein LOC110371712; translated protein: MEDFDVFTNEINFTKPLFKNILNKYVNEVPSTPNGPNYQSGRKLMAEECLSDNDDVGCAFHLSEAASASLRTMAVYRDEQLKTAENKLHKITSYIKPIKDLVDSNPISKTDKKFLDKLSEGTDDITNVLDSFALEDEMPFYKRYLHFSKENNVDNFLKILKELPKEWTVVQLTVPYNPNENLKPLIEYRTEVDSIYLSLLTNDYLDDTAMGPVTVHIPANITKEGERPLFTELYSLLDENYKTIDNAQFLNNKRLVQNYWSRREDIDLRMKSVINVMDKEWLGGWGSLLTGKLVDSSLKEKVVKLVDTTIQDWGFIRLTQKQKILLYNLLESCPVLQSQQIKTCIRRILTEHGNTEDVRQVLNFECGSCTKEFRFLNELCLKCLSKSFEKIHHFGLVDGIRAFSQAAMQVKDNDEWAGLKKAKRHPVILIVDEMLDTFPWETLPILNQHPVSRMENIHFLYYLYKIHESKIVDGYFAAKCDVGRYVINPEKNLDRMENRMTSFVEYWCPEWKGHVGEPPSPADFIAHLSEADVFLYCGHGDGCQLAARGGGAGVEQARGSALCVLSGCGSVRLAAPAPRAPPAAAHHHLHIAACPMVVGMLWEVTDLEVDKVVSTLLSLYVPSEAPLPWHSVGKAKWSNKILDTTSEQKGQIIQERDILRAVCRARGSTNYVMIASSVVARGLPLRIRE